From the genome of Methanobrevibacter smithii ATCC 35061, one region includes:
- a CDS encoding TMEM175 family protein codes for METARFETFADAIIAIAMTVLVLKLPQPESATIAAFWALKTYYLAYFISFLTLFNIWYSNHNLFQIVENIDNTAVILNGILIFEITLIPYFTLWLTQDAYSIASETSFGLLFIGINIACNLSVRAVHKSDPYNDKLIKADYDNLYALIPLTVILIGFVLTYSVFIPGIYISCLIAVIMWIAIARIHRKGVEKWKVKDLKH; via the coding sequence ATGGAAACTGCTAGATTTGAAACATTTGCTGATGCAATAATTGCAATAGCTATGACTGTACTTGTTCTAAAACTGCCCCAACCAGAAAGTGCAACAATTGCTGCTTTTTGGGCGTTGAAAACTTATTATCTTGCTTATTTCATCAGTTTTTTAACATTGTTCAACATATGGTACAGCAACCACAACCTATTCCAGATTGTAGAAAATATTGACAATACTGCAGTAATACTGAATGGAATCCTGATTTTTGAAATAACATTGATCCCCTATTTTACATTATGGTTAACACAGGATGCATATTCAATAGCTAGTGAAACCAGCTTTGGATTACTGTTTATTGGAATAAATATTGCATGTAACTTATCAGTTAGGGCTGTTCATAAAAGCGACCCCTATAATGACAAATTAATAAAAGCAGATTATGACAATCTATATGCATTAATCCCATTAACTGTAATTCTGATTGGTTTTGTATTAACTTACAGTGTTTTTATTCCAGGAATTTATATCAGCTGTTTAATTGCAGTTATAATGTGGATAGCTATAGCCAGAATACATAGAAAAGGTGTTGAAAAATGGAAAGTGAAAGATTTGAAGCATTAA
- a CDS encoding type II secretion system F family protein — protein MESKIIYSLSLFLENKLSEEQLSKVQEFLLSGDIGIVASKFLAILIFFILFADIVIGIFIVFFKISDLSLFLPLLIIPFVATYVFIKQEKRAAEIEKSAPDFLRQLSAMLKVGLSFENAMEDMSKYGEGPLYDETRRAIAEIKVGRNFDDAWMAMAQRLKSKELERIFTIILGSRKSGSSIANVIFDVSNNLRDMLALKRERKSSVMMAVMFLIISAVIASPFALGMVSVYSQFMQSFGKQTQLILAAPFAGQIYLVIHSVLVGLIVSIIMYGNVKKGIKFSVPLALVSYGIFYLISNFAGAMFLS, from the coding sequence ATGGAATCTAAAATTATTTATTCATTATCTTTATTTTTAGAAAATAAACTTTCTGAAGAGCAATTATCCAAAGTCCAGGAATTTTTGCTAAGCGGAGACATTGGGATAGTTGCATCTAAATTTTTAGCTATTTTAATATTTTTTATTTTATTTGCAGATATTGTAATTGGAATATTTATTGTATTTTTTAAAATTTCTGATTTGTCTTTATTTTTACCTTTGTTAATAATTCCTTTTGTTGCCACTTATGTTTTTATAAAACAGGAAAAAAGGGCAGCAGAAATTGAAAAATCAGCTCCTGACTTTTTAAGACAGCTTTCAGCTATGTTAAAAGTTGGTTTAAGTTTTGAAAATGCAATGGAAGATATGTCCAAATATGGTGAAGGGCCTTTATATGATGAAACAAGACGGGCAATTGCTGAGATTAAAGTTGGGCGAAACTTTGATGATGCATGGATGGCTATGGCTCAAAGATTAAAGTCAAAAGAACTTGAGAGGATTTTTACAATAATATTGGGAAGCCGTAAAAGCGGATCAAGTATTGCCAATGTCATTTTTGATGTTTCAAATAATTTAAGGGATATGCTGGCTCTAAAACGCGAAAGAAAATCTTCTGTTATGATGGCAGTTATGTTTTTAATAATTTCTGCAGTAATAGCCAGTCCTTTTGCTTTAGGGATGGTTAGTGTTTACTCCCAGTTTATGCAAAGCTTTGGGAAGCAGACACAGTTAATTTTGGCAGCGCCATTTGCAGGACAGATTTATCTGGTAATTCATTCGGTTTTGGTTGGTTTGATAGTAAGCATAATAATGTATGGGAATGTTAAAAAGGGAATCAAGTTTTCTGTACCGTTGGCTCTGGTTTCTTATGGGATATTTTATCTGATTTCCAATTTTGCAGGTGCTATGTTTTTAAGTTAG
- a CDS encoding lactaldehyde dehydrogenase, which translates to MDMLINGKHISADDLAEVKNPYNGEVIDTVPVSHLNNVDLAIDAAVNAKDSIQEMSAFKISNKLYAVYEKLKDNKDELAELLTKEVGKPINESVVEVNRSIETLKLSAEEAKRIYGETVPLDGGINGKGFFAFTQRVPLGVVAAITPFNYPLNLSIHKIAPAIACKNTVIIKPPINAPLTVMKFAELVNEEFPDGVINTVTGYGSEVGDALVTSPKVDKISFTGSVATGLLIASRAGMKKVTLELGGNDPLVVLKDADIDRAVNGVMNGAYLNAGQVCMGVKRIIVDESIADEFTQKLVRETKKIKMGDPMDKNTVLGTLIDEDAARMVEETVNNAVKAGAKILTGGKRDGAFYEATVLDNVTPDMDVVVNETFGPVAPIIKVKSTDEAIKVANDTEYGLQAGVFTENFRDGLRCANEIEAGTVFVNKQSTFRTDNMPFGGFKNSGTGKEGVKYAVEEMTKEKLIGLNLR; encoded by the coding sequence ATGGATATGTTAATAAATGGTAAACATATTTCAGCTGATGATTTGGCGGAAGTTAAAAATCCATACAATGGGGAAGTTATAGATACAGTTCCTGTTTCCCATTTAAATAATGTGGATTTGGCTATTGATGCTGCAGTTAATGCTAAAGATTCTATTCAGGAAATGTCTGCATTTAAAATTTCAAATAAATTATATGCAGTTTACGAAAAATTAAAAGATAACAAAGATGAATTGGCTGAATTGCTTACAAAAGAGGTAGGTAAACCTATTAATGAGTCTGTTGTTGAAGTTAACCGTTCAATTGAAACATTAAAACTTTCAGCAGAAGAAGCTAAAAGAATTTATGGTGAAACAGTTCCGCTGGATGGTGGGATAAACGGTAAAGGTTTTTTTGCATTTACTCAAAGGGTTCCATTAGGTGTTGTAGCAGCTATAACTCCATTTAATTATCCCCTAAATTTATCAATTCATAAAATAGCTCCTGCTATTGCATGTAAAAATACTGTAATTATAAAACCTCCAATAAATGCACCATTGACAGTTATGAAATTTGCAGAACTTGTAAATGAGGAGTTTCCAGATGGCGTTATCAATACTGTAACAGGATATGGTTCAGAAGTAGGTGATGCACTGGTAACATCTCCTAAAGTAGATAAAATTTCATTTACTGGAAGTGTAGCTACCGGACTGCTTATAGCTTCAAGAGCGGGAATGAAAAAAGTTACTTTGGAATTGGGAGGTAATGATCCTCTTGTTGTTCTAAAGGATGCGGATATTGACAGGGCAGTTAACGGAGTAATGAATGGTGCTTATTTAAATGCCGGACAGGTATGTATGGGCGTTAAAAGGATTATTGTTGATGAGTCAATAGCTGATGAGTTTACGCAAAAATTGGTTAGGGAAACTAAAAAAATCAAAATGGGTGATCCTATGGATAAAAACACAGTATTGGGAACACTTATTGATGAAGATGCTGCTCGCATGGTTGAAGAAACAGTTAATAATGCAGTTAAGGCAGGTGCCAAAATACTGACTGGTGGAAAAAGAGACGGTGCATTTTACGAAGCTACAGTACTGGATAATGTCACTCCGGATATGGATGTTGTTGTAAATGAAACATTCGGTCCAGTTGCACCGATTATAAAAGTAAAATCAACTGATGAAGCTATTAAAGTAGCTAATGATACAGAATATGGTCTTCAGGCAGGAGTATTTACTGAAAACTTTAGAGATGGATTAAGGTGTGCAAATGAAATTGAGGCAGGTACGGTTTTTGTAAATAAACAATCTACATTCAGAACTGATAACATGCCTTTCGGAGGATTTAAAAATAGTGGAACAGGAAAAGAAGGAGTAAAATATGCAGTAGAAGAAATGACTAAGGAAAAATTAATAGGATTAAATTTAAGGTAG
- a CDS encoding TMEM175 family protein: MESERFEALIDAILAIIITIIVLEIPTPANGSWQALGELHLEFIVYLISFIVCFNYWNYHNNLFSIVNYIDYKVIWSSGLSIFILSLLPYLTSFVANNFHSFFAQSIYGLDFLLVNLIYIYTSESLKNADKGNIALQVALDKNYEFIATIVTIIIGYVIGYFFYPPAIIASCLVAIIIIWSMPYITK, from the coding sequence ATGGAAAGTGAAAGATTTGAAGCATTAATTGATGCAATTCTTGCAATCATAATAACAATAATTGTTTTAGAAATTCCAACACCTGCAAACGGCAGCTGGCAAGCTTTAGGAGAACTGCATCTGGAATTTATTGTTTATTTAATCAGTTTCATAGTTTGTTTTAACTACTGGAACTATCACAACAACTTATTCAGCATCGTAAACTATATTGATTATAAAGTCATCTGGTCAAGTGGACTTTCAATATTTATATTGTCCCTGCTTCCTTATCTGACAAGTTTTGTAGCTAATAACTTCCATTCATTCTTTGCTCAGTCAATATATGGACTGGATTTCCTATTAGTTAATTTAATTTACATCTATACTTCAGAAAGTCTAAAAAATGCAGATAAAGGAAATATTGCTCTGCAAGTAGCACTAGATAAGAATTATGAATTTATAGCAACAATAGTTACCATCATAATCGGATATGTAATTGGTTATTTCTTCTATCCTCCAGCAATAATTGCTTCCTGTTTAGTTGCAATAATTATCATATGGTCCATGCCATACATAACTAAGTAA
- a CDS encoding M24 family metallopeptidase, giving the protein MEINEFHINNILKDMEKKEYQGYLLAQFTNIHYISNYRPTSFAFCVIKEDPIIYASKMDMEIANKTSTIEVKEFTSFSDMLGELKKEGISNLAIEPSLVYSTYEKFKDSFNIKSETFIDAQRQIKTADEIDKIQKATQIAQKAFVDLDILNNTNPENIVALELDNLMRKYGANGSSFDTIVTSGSNSSLPHATPQDKQLEKPILIDWGAKYHGYCSDNTRTIVYTEKQNEICDIVAEAHDKAIKAIKPGLKCCEIDKVARDIISEYGYGDNYIHSTGHSVGLDIHEIPTFSTKDKTVIEKGMVITVEPGIYLEDNFGVRLEDTIAIEKNKGRIIGDLPLIIE; this is encoded by the coding sequence ATGGAAATAAATGAATTTCATATTAACAATATTTTAAAAGACATGGAAAAAAAGGAGTATCAGGGTTATTTGCTTGCACAATTTACAAATATTCACTATATTTCAAATTACAGACCTACTAGTTTTGCTTTTTGTGTTATAAAAGAAGATCCAATTATTTATGCATCAAAAATGGATATGGAGATAGCTAATAAAACATCAACAATTGAAGTTAAAGAATTTACTTCATTTTCAGACATGCTTGGAGAGCTTAAAAAGGAAGGAATTTCCAATTTGGCTATTGAACCGAGTTTGGTTTACAGTACATATGAAAAATTCAAAGATTCTTTCAATATAAAATCTGAAACATTTATTGATGCTCAAAGACAAATTAAAACAGCTGATGAAATAGATAAAATCCAAAAAGCAACACAGATTGCTCAAAAAGCATTTGTTGATTTGGATATTTTAAACAATACAAATCCTGAAAATATTGTTGCTCTGGAATTGGACAACTTAATGAGAAAATATGGTGCGAATGGCAGTTCTTTTGATACTATTGTAACAAGCGGTTCAAATTCAAGTCTGCCTCATGCAACACCTCAGGATAAACAGTTGGAAAAACCAATATTGATTGACTGGGGAGCAAAATATCATGGGTACTGTTCAGATAATACAAGAACTATTGTGTATACAGAAAAACAAAATGAAATTTGTGATATTGTAGCAGAAGCTCATGATAAGGCTATAAAAGCAATTAAACCAGGTCTTAAATGCTGTGAAATTGATAAGGTGGCTCGTGATATTATAAGTGAATATGGTTATGGTGATAATTACATTCACTCAACAGGCCATAGTGTAGGTTTGGATATTCATGAAATACCTACATTTTCAACTAAGGACAAAACAGTAATTGAGAAGGGCATGGTTATTACAGTTGAACCAGGAATTTATCTGGAAGATAATTTTGGTGTCAGACTTGAAGATACAATAGCTATTGAAAAAAATAAAGGAAGAATAATTGGTGATTTACCTTTAATTATTGAATAA
- a CDS encoding class III signal peptide-containing protein, with protein MLDNKGQTSAEFILLIGGIIVVVLLTLMFYRNYITGLSGEIKGEEVSNFNNKLDSLSKYFT; from the coding sequence ATGTTGGATAATAAAGGTCAGACTTCAGCAGAATTTATTTTATTGATTGGCGGGATTATAGTGGTTGTTTTATTGACTTTAATGTTTTACAGGAATTATATCACTGGCCTGTCTGGTGAAATTAAAGGTGAAGAAGTTTCTAACTTTAATAATAAGTTAGATTCTTTATCAAAATATTTTACTTAG
- the larE gene encoding ATP-dependent sacrificial sulfur transferase LarE, whose protein sequence is MNLDEKVEKVKNTLKNRKVAIAFSGGADSTLLAYLASEVSDDPIAITIDNHIFPTGFIKHCKKTAKEFGIRHQIIDLNFYEHENLLANKSDRCFVCRDLMYGNIKKYAEKNGYESVLDGNNISDLVLDRPGILITYKNNIESPFIHAKLTSKEIHEYLNRHSIPFSRSTTCLGTRLPTNTRMTRENIKQISDSEDYIYKKTECEIVKVRNNNGLALCEVDNLNKISNENTLKEINAKLKSIGFKKVALNLSKIDDDESIAVDYSEGSFEYQLPYTINIENTKNQLKDKVISSDSKKIAVKNQIIYENGLIKGNNFQSEEECLNKFMELLPDIRRNV, encoded by the coding sequence ATGAATCTAGATGAAAAAGTTGAAAAAGTAAAAAACACACTTAAAAATCGTAAAGTTGCAATAGCTTTTTCCGGAGGTGCAGACAGTACATTACTTGCATATCTTGCATCTGAAGTTAGTGATGACCCAATAGCTATAACTATTGATAATCACATATTTCCTACAGGTTTTATCAAACACTGTAAAAAAACAGCTAAAGAATTTGGAATCAGACATCAGATTATTGATTTGAATTTCTACGAACATGAAAATTTACTGGCCAATAAATCAGACAGATGTTTTGTATGCAGAGATTTAATGTATGGGAATATTAAAAAGTATGCTGAAAAAAACGGTTATGAATCTGTTTTAGACGGAAATAATATAAGCGATTTGGTTTTAGATAGACCAGGAATACTAATTACATATAAAAACAATATTGAAAGTCCTTTTATTCATGCCAAATTAACTTCTAAAGAGATTCATGAATACTTAAACAGACACAGTATTCCATTTTCAAGATCAACTACCTGTCTTGGAACCCGACTGCCTACCAACACCAGAATGACCAGAGAAAATATTAAACAGATCAGTGACAGTGAAGATTACATCTATAAAAAAACAGAGTGTGAAATCGTCAAAGTTCGAAATAATAATGGGCTTGCCCTATGTGAAGTTGACAATTTAAATAAAATATCAAATGAAAATACATTAAAAGAAATAAACGCTAAATTAAAATCAATAGGTTTTAAAAAAGTAGCTTTAAATTTATCAAAAATTGATGATGATGAAAGCATTGCTGTTGACTATTCAGAGGGTAGTTTCGAATACCAGCTCCCATATACAATAAATATTGAAAATACAAAAAATCAGCTAAAAGATAAAGTAATTTCAAGCGATTCTAAAAAAATAGCTGTCAAAAATCAGATAATCTATGAAAACGGATTAATTAAAGGTAATAACTTCCAGTCAGAAGAAGAATGTTTAAATAAGTTTATGGAATTATTGCCAGATATAAGAAGAAATGTATAA
- a CDS encoding TfuA-related McrA-glycine thioamidation protein: protein MVKIIIYTGLSLSFDEAKEILDNHDDVEVIYKKPIKRGDLGLAIKEHPDIIGIIDGVFHQNSAVAHREILKAIDEGITVVGSSSMGALRASELDTLGMKGIGYVYEQYATGKVTSDDDVAVMLDSETLEQLSEPLINMEYTFTKAVKENIITEDEKNELLSIAKSTFYPKRNYAQTLNSSKLDDDTKNRLVTFIRFCEDIKKEDAKSLIRYITRVIE, encoded by the coding sequence ATGGTTAAAATAATAATTTATACGGGTTTATCACTTTCATTTGATGAAGCAAAAGAAATATTGGATAATCACGACGATGTTGAAGTTATTTATAAAAAACCCATCAAACGTGGAGATCTTGGATTGGCCATTAAAGAACATCCTGACATTATTGGAATAATTGACGGTGTTTTTCATCAGAATTCTGCAGTTGCCCATAGAGAAATCCTAAAAGCAATTGATGAAGGAATAACTGTTGTTGGATCATCCAGTATGGGTGCCCTAAGAGCTTCAGAACTGGATACTTTAGGTATGAAAGGAATCGGTTATGTTTATGAACAGTATGCAACTGGAAAAGTAACTTCTGATGATGATGTTGCAGTTATGCTTGACAGTGAAACTTTAGAGCAGTTATCCGAGCCTTTAATCAATATGGAGTATACATTTACAAAAGCCGTAAAAGAAAATATCATTACTGAAGATGAAAAGAATGAATTGCTTTCCATTGCCAAATCCACATTCTATCCAAAAAGAAATTATGCACAAACATTAAACAGTTCAAAATTAGATGATGATACAAAGAATCGATTAGTTACCTTTATTCGTTTTTGCGAGGATATTAAAAAAGAGGATGCAAAATCTTTAATAAGGTATATAACACGTGTGATAGAATGA
- a CDS encoding YcaO-related McrA-glycine thioamidation protein produces MENQEITFFKGTHRVIPPSKTIENNESKTKIAGITRITEITHLDRIGIPVFSAIRPTAQDGGISIYGGKGITPDHAKASAMMEGFERYSAEKQESDETFIATLNEIDGNYIDPISLNLPKDFSKDLLDTMNLEWSMSRDLISGEDYYIPSNAIYHPYVPENNVQGLFKGNTNGLASGNILEEAILHGIFEVIERDAWSIFELTHKNSKQIDLESIDSDSINQILNKYKENGINIKLMDLTADVGVPTIASSADDTVLKDAGLLSLGIGTHLNPEIAVLRALTEVAQSRATQIQGAREDTVRADFARKAGYERMKRINSQYFEDEENKISFSDIEDKSTNSINQDIEIVKDELAKNGLDKILYADLTRPELGVSVVRVVIPTMELYSLDNTRAGDRCLKF; encoded by the coding sequence ATGGAAAATCAAGAAATAACATTTTTTAAAGGGACACACAGGGTAATACCTCCTTCAAAAACAATCGAAAACAATGAAAGCAAAACAAAAATAGCCGGAATAACTCGTATAACTGAAATAACCCATTTGGACAGAATTGGAATTCCTGTTTTTTCAGCTATCAGACCTACTGCTCAGGATGGTGGAATAAGCATATATGGAGGTAAAGGAATTACCCCAGACCATGCTAAAGCTTCAGCTATGATGGAGGGTTTTGAAAGATACTCTGCTGAAAAGCAGGAAAGTGATGAAACTTTTATTGCAACTTTAAATGAAATAGACGGAAATTATATTGATCCTATTTCTCTAAATTTACCGAAAGATTTCAGCAAAGATTTGCTTGACACAATGAATTTGGAATGGAGCATGTCAAGAGATCTGATTTCTGGAGAAGATTACTATATTCCATCTAATGCTATATACCACCCTTATGTTCCTGAAAATAATGTTCAGGGTTTATTTAAAGGAAATACCAATGGATTAGCTTCCGGAAATATTTTAGAAGAAGCTATTTTACACGGGATTTTCGAAGTTATTGAAAGAGATGCATGGAGTATTTTTGAACTTACCCATAAAAATTCAAAACAAATCGACCTTGAAAGTATTGACAGTGACAGTATTAATCAAATTCTTAATAAATACAAAGAAAATGGAATTAACATTAAGCTAATGGATTTAACTGCAGATGTGGGCGTTCCTACAATAGCTTCATCTGCAGACGATACTGTTTTAAAAGATGCTGGATTATTGTCTTTAGGTATTGGAACTCATCTCAATCCCGAAATAGCTGTTTTACGTGCCCTTACTGAAGTAGCTCAAAGCAGAGCAACACAAATTCAGGGTGCTCGTGAAGATACTGTAAGAGCTGATTTTGCACGTAAAGCTGGTTATGAGCGTATGAAAAGAATCAATAGCCAATATTTTGAAGACGAAGAAAATAAAATATCTTTTAGTGATATTGAAGATAAAAGCACCAATTCCATAAATCAGGACATTGAAATTGTTAAAGATGAATTAGCAAAAAACGGATTAGATAAAATATTATATGCTGATTTAACACGTCCTGAACTTGGAGTAAGCGTAGTTCGTGTTGTGATTCCTACAATGGAACTCTATTCCCTAGACAATACCCGTGCAGGAGACCGCTGTTTAAAATTTTAG
- a CDS encoding site-2 protease family protein translates to MFKFTSNEVRDLIISFFVISLSFSILYTGRDFSAMYFILPIVMVGVGLGFILHELGHKFSAMHFGYWSEYQLWPVGLIIALASSFCGIVFAAPGAVYTYANFLDDRTNGIISIAGPVVNIVLAIIFLLIAAAVYPMAFFSQTMQIIFLVCSLGFTINSYLATFNLIPIWNLDGSKVLRWNGLIWIVTIAISGIMTYLSMTVGVEGIIKILIG, encoded by the coding sequence ATGTTTAAATTTACAAGCAATGAAGTGAGGGACTTAATAATTTCATTTTTCGTTATCTCACTTTCTTTTTCAATATTGTATACAGGTAGAGATTTCTCTGCAATGTACTTTATATTACCTATTGTAATGGTAGGTGTAGGTTTAGGATTTATTCTCCATGAACTTGGACATAAATTCAGTGCAATGCATTTTGGTTACTGGTCTGAATATCAGCTCTGGCCAGTTGGTTTGATTATTGCTTTAGCCAGTTCCTTTTGCGGAATTGTATTTGCAGCTCCAGGAGCAGTTTATACTTATGCAAATTTCTTAGATGACAGAACCAATGGTATAATATCTATAGCTGGACCGGTAGTTAATATAGTACTTGCTATTATATTCCTATTAATAGCTGCTGCAGTTTATCCAATGGCATTTTTCAGTCAAACAATGCAAATCATATTCCTTGTCTGTTCACTTGGATTTACTATTAACAGCTATTTAGCTACATTTAACTTGATTCCTATTTGGAATTTAGACGGCAGTAAAGTACTTAGATGGAATGGATTAATCTGGATTGTTACAATTGCTATTTCAGGAATTATGACTTATCTTTCTATGACAGTAGGTGTTGAAGGCATAATAAAGATTTTAATAGGATAA